DNA sequence from the Salmo trutta chromosome 28, fSalTru1.1, whole genome shotgun sequence genome:
TGGACAGTCCTCTCCCCCACACTCTGAGCACTCTCCTGGGCCATCTCGTCACCCCTCTCCCCTGAGGACAGCCAGTCCTAAGCAGAGCTCCATCATCACCAGGCAACATGAGTGAGTTcccgcgcgcgtgtgtgtgtgtctgtgtgcatgtacGTGCATCTAAGCTTGTGCGCACGCATGTGACATGAACAGAAACTGCATAAACAATGCCAGGTTGTTTTGATTGATTGCGTTAAGTCCTAAGTTTGTAATATTCCTCCCCTCATTCTGCAGGGCAGGTCACCCAACCTTAGAGGGGTCCAGTGCTCTGTTTCTCAACGGACTCTGCTGCTGGCCTGGCTGCGATGCAGTATTTGAAGAATTTCCCCGTTTTTTGAAGTAAGTAATGAGCACCAGTATATTTAATTAGTCATTGTGATACAGTTGTGGCGCTGTTGTTTATAGTCATGACTGTGATGCTCTTTATGGTGTTTCCAGACACCTCAACTCTGACCATGGCCATGGAGACAGAAGCATTGCACAGTGGAGGGTACAACAAGACATGGTGCAATACATGGAGACCCAGGTTTGTTCCTGTAGTTTTACATATTATAGAGTTTTACAGAAAAACTGCAACTAGTGAACACAGACAACCGAGAAAGGTTGTAAAGCTCCAACTCCAACTAAGTGAAAATGCGGCCCTTAATGAACATTCTCCCTTTTTTAGCTGACTGTGGAAAAACAGAAACTCTTCGCAATGCAACTACATCTGCACCTATCTGGACACAAATCAACTGCCTTGGTAACTTCTCAAGGCTTCCCTCTTTTGGCTAATTCCCTCAAGTGACTATAGTAACCGGCCATTGTCCATTATCCTGCACTTTTTAAGACAATTTCTATGTACCCCAACTTGTCCTTGTTGAATGTCTGTGTTGTTGGGTcatggtctctctccctgtcagaaGGCAGCTTCAGACTGGCCCTACAGGCACAGCCTGTCACTAGGCCTGCCCCAGAACCCAGCCCCGGCCCGGGTGCCAGATGGAGTGTCACGCTGCACCACTAAAGAGCCAGAGGAGCTGGTTCAGCATGAGTATTGGCCCTCTGCTGCTCCCCACCACCTACGGCCAGGTAACACTGCCCCCCCTCCCGCTCTTCTTACGCCTGAGGGAGTTCCACTCCATTTTGATCCTGACTGCCACTCTGAGTGCATTCCTACAAGTGTTTTGCTTGTTTGTTTTGGTGATGTTGCCTTTCGCGTTGCTGCGGAATCTGATCCAAACTGAAGACCTGTTATGTTTCCTTTCGTTGGCCGTCCCACAGATCTTATCCCGAGTGTTGAGTGTTACAAATACAACAACATTAGACCACTGTACACCTACGCCTGCATGATAAGATGGGTGAGTTGTCTGATTTAGACAGTAGTCTCTCTGAACACTTGTGTAAAAGGAGCACTTGAGAAAAGGAAAAGGTCGACTGTCGAGAGTCTGGCTGAGTGGCTGAGGAACACACAGTTTGCTCGGTAGTTCATGCGTCCTTGTTGGACTGCAAGACAGCGACAAGTGTGACATTGATATAAAATCTGTTGTATTGGACTACATGTGTAGCAATATGTCTAGACCTCATGTGAGTTGTTTCAATTGCACAAGCATATTGTGAATGTCCACCATGTCTGTCTGCAGTCTATACTGGAGTCTCCAGACAAGCAGCGCTCTCTGAATGACATCTACAACTGGTTCACCACCATGTTCTTCTACTTCCGACACAACACGGCCACATGGAAGGTTAGGCTTCTCCTTGGATCATTATGCTCACTTTCATATGAGTCCTATATTTGAGTCTTGAGCAATAATAGCTCCTGAACTCCTTACACAAGTTGTATTCATTTGCCGCCACAGAACGCTGTCCGTCATAATCTTAGCCTCCACAAGTGTTTTGTGCGAGTGGAGGGAGGCAAGGGGGCCGTCTGGACAGTGGATGAAATGGAATATCAAAGGAGAAAGGGACAAAAATACCACAGGTAGACAGACCTACGCTCTGGATGTCTTGATTCATTCTTAGTTTTGCAGCTTCATTCCAACTCAACAAGTGAGGGTGCTATTGTTAACCCTGTTAATAAAACACAGCTTAACCCACCCATTAACAAAggcatgttttaaaaaaaattatattgtaaTAATATGAACCATCCTTTCAGGGATCATCATGTGAAATGGCTGGCACCCTACTCCTTATTTCGTCCAGAGGAACCTTGAACATAGCCACCCCTTCAGTGAATGAAAAACTACTGGAAAAGGAAGTCACTAGGACCTATGACTGAATCAGGTATTTTTTAACAGGGCTGGAGAAAAAGCCCTCCTCGAGGGTTGACCAGTCCtggtctacagtatctacagaacCCATCATCACCTTCTTTGTTCAGCAGCAGATGGTGCTACAACATAGCACAGCCCAGGACTCTTTTGCCTCTAGACTCTCTTATCATGAAGATGTGTATACAGCTGGAATGGCTTTACGTTTTGCAGCATTTGAAAGAACAATATATACTTAGCAATCATTTGTCAATCAAAACTTAGTGAAAAGGTAAAcaattgttttgttgtgttggctacatacagtatgCTCTATCCCACTGGGCTAATCAttgtaaactgttgttttgagggtggaaTTTCAACCATAGGATTATGtcaacattttaatacattttcaacatagacaaacctcgTATGAAATATaatgaatttgtacctttgaaataATGTCAGATCATCAATCAATAAGTCAGCCAACAAACTTCTGGCTGATTTATTGAGTAGGTGAATAAAGGTttaaatctcattgatcaacgtttctaccaaatattacccaaatgTCCACGTTGAAATTAaatggtgtgcccagtggggtgttACAGCAAGCAAGTACAATTTTACATtgtgtacaaaaaaaaatatgcaaTTAAATGTATCTTTGATTATATCTTGTGGATGTGATCTGTCTAATCAATCTATCCTTTAAAGGAAATAGTATGACTCTGATATCTCATCAAAACAATGGATCTAACATTCCATTGACATCAAGCTAAATATTGTCTATACAGTAGCATTTGGTTTCTAAACATCTCTATTGTGTTTTTCTTGTTCCACTGCTATTAATCCGTTGTGCCGCAGACCCAGCGGTTGTCCTTCTGTGTGAACCAGACTTTCGCTAGAAAGGGTTATCCGGTAATTTATATCCAGAGTTACTTTTCTAAAGGACATGTCTTTATCTGGTGTGCATGGGTAAGCATGAGACTGTTTGATATGAGCAAACCTCAGTCTGGACCAGATCCACTGAAGTTAatgcatgtgtatgtgctttCCAAGTTCAAAAGTATACTAAAACCATTTAACTGTAATTCCATATGAGGGGTGGTGTTTTTGCACATTCCTTTTCTCTCTTCCAGAGAGAGAAAATGCACCCCCCCAATATGCAAATTACCCCCATATTTGTTTAAAGTCTGTAAAGTGTCTGCCTCGTCTCTCTCACTGACAATCTCACATCCACAAACCTGCTAGCTCTCAGAAAAGGACCTCAGGCAAGGTATTTTTGACAGGACAAGACAGAGAGAGTACAGTAAATATGACACATTTCCACTTTTCAGACCTTGATTACACATTTCAGGGCATAGTCATAAATAATAACTAGCAATTGCCTGTTCAAGGCAACCACTAACATATAAAAGTGTTCACCTGTAAATCAAGAACAAATTGATTTCATATCATGATTCACATTTTTAATCATAACAGATACATAGATACATCAGATTCACATTCTGACCTGTTCTGACCTGTATAGCAACGTAACGTTCAAAAGGATCATAATAAAATACTGATTTTGCAAGCTAGCACTTCATCGGCGGGTATGTTTGTGTATAAATGGATAAGTGTACCCTTTGGATACAACAATTTGGTTCTGTTATCATTCTGTCACAGCTCAGAAATACTGTATGACCTGGTGGCTGCAGTCTTGGCAGAGTTGTAGTCCTTTTCCAGCTCTCAGTGTTCTGCTGTTGGGAATTATGGTTTCAAAGGTCCCAGACGAGTATCACAGCCCTCCAAGCCCAGCTTACACACTTGAACCCAATCTATACATTTTTTAAtcctgttatatatatatatatcatgtcTGATATGAATTCCTATAATGATTGCAAAATATAAATTCAAAGGATTTAGTTCAGAGAAATGGCATTGTCTGTGTCTTCCCATAAGTGATTCCTCTGTGATGGTGCCACTCAATCTTTGAGAGAGAAGACGGTGTATCTAAACAGAGAACATGAACAGAAAGCTGGTTTCCATTTCACTGGATGGGGTTGTCCCACCGGAGGCCATGACAAGCTTCTGATGCCGTCTGACAGCCCAGAACTTTCCACCACTTTGATGCCATGACATTTGAATGGAGCAGCCTGGGGGGAGACAGATGATAACTTGCATGAGTTCACCCATTTCTCTGTCTCCTGCTGGCGGGCTGTATAAAGTATAATTACTCAGAGCATGATTAAAGTCCTTCAGCAAGGTGGAAACACATTAAACACACCCCTTGAACATCCTTAGCAGTCAAAAGAGAGACGCAACACCCTTGTGACTTTGAAACATATCTCATAGCCTCAGATAAAATAATAAAAGAAAAATGAATTGTGATGTGCTTGACAACAGGTGACACAGAGGGACAGTTTATACTACATTTAAGGTTAATCCCTTGGGTGGATTTACATGCCCACCCGTTCTTGGCTATTGCAATTAAATTGTCCCATTTCGGCACTAAACATGCTTTTGTGAACAACAATACTATTGTCTGTGATTTCACACAGCAGAGCTGCACATAGCTATGCATCTACACTCATTGACtcaaatacacacgcacacacaaccacAACGACAGACAACCCCCTTCCTCACCAGCACATCggcatattcacacacacacacgcacccacgcatgcacgcacacacacacacacacacacagattctagTAGAGAGCAGAATGACGCGTAGCCCCATCTCCTTGGATATGACAGAGTTATGCAAACCAGATGAATGGCTTGATCCAACACTCCATGTCCCATTGCCTAAATGCTATCCGCCCCAATATCCCCcctccacgcacgcacgcacacacacaccaccaccaacaccaccattcCGCTAGGGTGAGAGGTTGTTAACGTTCAAAGAAACAACACTGGCATCTTTTGAGTTGGGTAAATTAAGTCTGTTGTGGTAACTTGAACAACTAGATGTTAACGGCCTTCATCCATGTCTAAATGTTATGGATGTTttctcccccaaaaaatgtactttGGAATTATTGTATATGCTTGCACAAGAAGATTTTTcccaatatgttttttttaagccTGTTGACAATGATTTGTTTTAGCTGTTTTCCAAACATTCCCATCCCTGATAACCTACTGAATGTCAATAAAACTATAACTATATGCAATAAACCATTACAGTAATCCAGATAAATTTGAGCTGATCTGTCTCACTACTTTTGAAGAGCTATCTTGGAGAATGATCTGTGCCAAATGAAAAGAGCATACATCATTGATGAGTTAAAGCATTACCAGAAACATATTTGTTTGCAGTTTCCTGCACTTACAGTACACTAAGGAGTGATAGATTTATACTTTCATTGGACAGATTCCATCTCTGCAGCCTGAGTACTATCATTAGTATGCTTTGGAGGAAATATGTCCAACAACTTGCCTATTGAGCAAGTTATGGTTCTGTTATGGCTaaaatgcagtggtgtaaagtacttaagtaaaaatactttaaagtactacttaagtagtttttttgagtatctgtattttactttactatttatatgagaacttttacttttacttcactacattcttaaagaaaatattgtactttttattccatacattttccctgacaaccaaaagtacattttgaatgattagcaaGACAAGAAAATTGTCAATATCACGCATTTATCAAGAGAAAAcatgtggtcatccctactgcctctggcctggcggactcactaaacacaaattaatcttttataaataatgttggagtgttggagtgtgcccctggctatacatacattttaaaaacaagaaaatggtgctgtctgctttgcttaatatagggcattttttattatttattttagcaattacattttacttttgatacttaagtatatttaaaccaaatcattttttacttttactgaagtattattttactgggtaacttttaCTTTTACCTGAGTCGTTTTCGATTAAGGTATCCATACTTTTACTGAGGTATAACAATTGGATACTTATTCCACCACTGGTATTTCCTGTCACCCACTGGTTATTCAAACTCAGAGAACTAAGGCTTGTGGAGGCCAACAACAACAGGGTATGGCATGTCCACAATACATATTCACAGAAAAGTTTGATATTTTAGCGTATTTGGCTAAAGCACATAGAAGGTTGGTTCAACACCAGGTGGtgttgactccttgctgtccccagtccacctggccatgctgctgctccagtttcaactgttctgcctgcggctacggaaccctgacctgttcaccggacgtgcttgttgcaccctcgacaactactatgattattattatttgaccatgctggtcatttatgaacattttaacatcttgaccatgttctgttataatatccacccggcacagccagaagaggactggccacccctcatagcctggttcctctctaggtttcttcctaggtttttggcctttctagggagtttttcctagggagtttttcctagccaccgtgcttctttcacatgcattgcttgctgtttggggttttaggctgggtttctgtacagcactttgagatttcagctgatgtacgaagggctatataaataaatttgatttgattttgatttggtgATTTTTTCGGTATTGAGGCAGCAAGTTTGTGAGAGAACACCCACACATAGAGGTGGGATCTCAACTCCTGGACCTGTATCCTGTTTAACATCTCGTAAGGGATATTATTAATTTCCAGCTCAGGAAACTCTGTCACACACACCCTGAATGTAAATTACACTGGTGTCTAGATCAACCCAAGGTACTGGAATCACCCAGCGTTGGTTTTTCACCCTAAGTACAACCAGGGCTATGGTTTATAATTCATGATGATTTATCATACCAAAACACTCAATCTTAACAAAACACAATAATCAGCTTAGTAAAGGAAGAGAGTTTAGCTGTCATTGCAGTTCAATTGAAGTAAAATTCTCCATTATTCTCTGTCATCCCAAAATATGAATAAAGGCAGGTGTTAGTCACACTACATTTCCTTTGGGCCAGTTGACCTAGGGATCACACAATGTCACAGCGCCATCATCAGTCAAACTGTAGCTATTGCTCTATGAAACATCAGGATGATCTCCTCTAAGATGTGTCTATATTTCTATCCCTACACTTTCAGGGATACACTGACTCAGAACAAAATGCATTAAGGAATTTAGATGGAGATGACAatgaaggagaaagggaggagggagacaagCTGGCATGGCCACTGAGTTCATGCTGTGCAATTTAAGAAAGATGTTGCTGCTGTCATTGTTCATGTGGCAGCGTGGGGTAATTCCAGTGTCTGGGAATTTCAGCGATTCCTGCAGCTTGGTGGCATACAACAGGCGAGTGGAGAACGGGCAACCATGAGGGGTGGATAAGACAGGTATTCACATCACAGCAAAGCCATTCCTCACCTGCCTGTAAACTCCCAAAACAAATCAGTTGTCTCCATTGGCCATTGTGCAAAATGGTAGCTAACCTTAAACACTATGGAGCAAGATCTCAGTGAAAAATCTTCCTTAGTGAGTAACTGAAAGGCAAAGACAAATGTGGGTGGTCCCTTGATGTCAACTGTGTTAATCTACAATGACAAAAAGGAATGATGATTCATCCTCATTGTGACCAAAGGGTGTCCTTTCTAGGTCCACCTGGGCACCGTGGGTCTACTTCAGGAAATTCCGTATACTCTCTACATGCTAATGATGACTCATTGACACTATACTGTTCTGGGAAGTAATGTCCACTGGGAACTAAGCTTTCCTTTTTGAGGAAGTGACTTGTCCATTACAGGATTCAGTTCCAAATCGGTAGTGAACACCACATAGCATAGTACTGGCTCAACTATTTACACTTGTTTTACAGTTTTACGGAAAACACTCGCCTAACCAAATCTTAAGCAGAGCGATGTCTTACTTAGACAGGAGGCTACCATAGGGAACTAGGCTACCTATTTAAATTGTTTGGTAGACCAATTGACATTGCAATTGCAATTGTAATTGTCAATTTggtcaataaaaaagtatttCACATTTAAAAATGAAACTGGATTAAGTTTTCGTTTCTGATTCTTACTCATATTGTATTTAAATATCATTCAATATAGTTCAGTTCTGAAATGCAAATAAAAACAGGACAGAAAGAACATCTCACATTGGTCTTGCTAGAGGAAAAAAAGTGGCTGTTCCTATTCACACTCTGCTCTGCCTGGCATTGAGGTAGTTAACTGTGACATGGTTGGCTTGGTCAGAGGTAGCAAGAATGAGACAAGCGCCTTCAACAGTAGAGCTCAGAGAGCGTTGGAGGAAGAAGAACAAGCTCATAACACCTGCCAGCACTAATTTAACGCAAAATTCTAATATTGCCCGGATTTGTCATTCCGGAGTTTTCAGAGGAGGATTTACTGGTAAATGGAAACGTAAGAGATTTCTAAAGCATCACGTAATTCCTATTGACCAGAATTAGAGGAAAAACTTTTTGACAACTTGCGAAACCTTAACAAAGCAGCGAAGCTGAATTACAAGTTGCATACAGAGATACACATTTTCTACTTTTAGTTTGGAAGTTTACTCAACGCCACGGAATGTGAAATCTAGTCTACTGTCCATCGACATCGCCAGCAGAGCCAACCTGCATTTCAAGTGAGTTAAATACAAATTAATTTTTAGAGCACCTTTGTGTCACAGAGAAAGGCCAATTGTTGTCTTGAAAACGAGTCTTCTTTTCTTTCAATACCATTGTGTAGTGCATATTGGCCTGTGGCATCTTCAGTCGCAGTTAGAGCGCGCTAGGCTTGCGCTATAGGCTACAAGGAGTCCAACAATTTCTAAAGCTTTATAGGTAACGTTATAACTCATAACATCCTCAGGACTCAGAAATAATGTCTTAGTCAAGTCATACTACAGAAACTGTGATATATAAAAAGGTGAAGGCTACGTGTACTGCTTTGCCAAATGTTCCAAAACCCTTACCATCCTAGCATGCGTTTGCTTATGAATGATTTATTTATGAAGCAGCTATAAAGACATTAGCAATAACGAggttataaatgctttattaAAAACGTGGTTCAACGTAAGAGTTTTTGCCCCATCAGCCTCTCTCAAAATGATAAAATTATGGCAAATGATTCCACATGCTCTGATGTTTCCTCATTCCACATTTGCAAATATGCCTACTTTCCTGATGGGGCTTTTATTAGGCTCTCCATCATCTCATTTTTGGTTTACTGATCTGATTGATAATGTTGGAATAAAATCACTCCCCACATGGCAGGCAAACTTCTGCCTGAGTTGATTATTTCTTATTTTCGTTACAAACTCCTGAGCCAACTTTTTGAGGACCAGAGATGAGGTTTCAAAATGCACATTATATGTTTCCCACATAGTGGGCCTATGTATAATTCATACTCTGCTTTCCAGGCTGAAGAGCTTCTGCATAATGTATTTTAAGTTAAAAGCACAACACTTTTTATGACCTaggggtaaatccatttgaattcaatcactttttgacagcatcccttttaATTTAAACAtaactttccatacatgtttgctcatggaagaagtggtcagaatGTGACTTTTTGGTAGAGCCCCACCGATACGGGATTTTTGGATCCGATACCGATTTTAGAGTGGAAATATTAACCGATAAGTGATATATTTGCCAATATATTTAGGTGCACCAGAAagacacattttttaaattgaaaaacaGTGTGTTACTCTAGTGAAAGGAGAATAAACTGCAGATTCCAGCAAATAACGTGCATCTGAAGACTGAACTGCCTCATGCTAGCCAGCTGGAAAACAACGACATAGGACACATTTTCAATATATTGATATTTAGGTATGTTTTCATCGATTGTAAGGCTGTAGCCACTGCATTCTGGTAGTTGTCACTTGAAAGGAAAAACAGCAATCACTAAATTTACAGCTGGCACAGCGATGCCTCTTGCCCCAAGCATTGCCTCAGTGAATGGTCTTTGCGCCCCCCtggatccttgggatgtccatTTCCcatttgaagttgacatttaaaaatgGTTACGGTAAATGCTCAGACACACCGGTAGGATTGGCAAACGTTTGTCCATCTGTCAATCTCttttgtgttcacacagcaaagaccttggaagtcgtcagccactcagccttgttaaaatactccaaaccagaaggtggcagtagcgttGTTTGGCAATGCATATCCGTGCGTATTGCTTATGGTCTAGATTCTAAGCTTTCTGCGCTAAGGCTGCTATTTTGTAGAAAACCATTTTTGATACTAGCCAGATggccacagctagataactacctagcaagatgatgaagaaacaatttaattcactctccataatcccctactgccagtgccagcccatagccaaatgtttagctcgctagctaacgctagCATTTTCCCTAGCTagcacaacatagctagctagctaaggacacTGCACTAACTCGGCAGCTAATACAGGCAGCTGTTTCATAGAAACTAGctaatccattgtgatttaattatgtcaataCTACAGTAGCTACAGTGGTTAG
Encoded proteins:
- the LOC115166299 gene encoding forkhead box protein P1-B isoform X3; translation: MPQTESERLRSGRLNSGRHQQQRERRGEQGEEPDARTQPKDSASPQLCARTSVTQCSSEEEGRPFLQRVSLCPQLSQHRPSVLRQGVQAAHVRPQAPCTLTEAGSAQPISLCKVEVDTGSRGQSSPPHSEHSPGPSRHPSPLRTASPKQSSIITRQHEAGHPTLEGSSALFLNGLCCWPGCDAVFEEFPRFLKHLNSDHGHGDRSIAQWRVQQDMVQYMETQLTVEKQKLFAMQLHLHLSGHKSTALKAASDWPYRHSLSLGLPQNPAPARVPDGVSRCTTKEPEELVQHEYWPSAAPHHLRPDLIPSVECYKYNNIRPLYTYACMIRWSILESPDKQRSLNDIYNWFTTMFFYFRHNTATWKNAVRHNLSLHKCFVRVEGGKGAVWTVDEMEYQRRKGQKYHRDHHVKWLAPYSLFRPEEP
- the LOC115166299 gene encoding forkhead box protein P1 isoform X1 — encoded protein: MPQTESERLRSGRLNSGRHQQQRERRGEQGEEPDARTQPKDSASPQLCARTSVTQMGFPLMIRHGGPLMDSSQLQSILLQQCSSEEEGRPFLQRVSLCPQLSQHRPSVLRQGVQAAHVRPQAPCTLTEAGSAQPISLCKVEVDTGSRGQSSPPHSEHSPGPSRHPSPLRTASPKQSSIITRQHEAGHPTLEGSSALFLNGLCCWPGCDAVFEEFPRFLKHLNSDHGHGDRSIAQWRVQQDMVQYMETQLTVEKQKLFAMQLHLHLSGHKSTALKAASDWPYRHSLSLGLPQNPAPARVPDGVSRCTTKEPEELVQHEYWPSAAPHHLRPDLIPSVECYKYNNIRPLYTYACMIRWSILESPDKQRSLNDIYNWFTTMFFYFRHNTATWKNAVRHNLSLHKCFVRVEGGKGAVWTVDEMEYQRRKGQKYHRDHHVKWLAPYSLFRPEEP
- the LOC115166299 gene encoding forkhead box protein P1 isoform X2, giving the protein MPQTESERLRSGRLNSGRHQQQRERRGEQGEEPDARTQPKDSASPQLCARTSVTQMGFPLMIRHGGPLMDSSQLQSILLQQCSSEEEGRPFLQRVSLCPQLSQHRPSVLRQGVQAAHVRPQAPCTLTEAGSAQPISLCKVEVDTGSRGQSSPPHSEHSPGPSRHPSPLRTASPKQSSIITRQHEAGHPTLEGSSALFLNGLCCWPGCDAVFEEFPRFLKHLNSDHGHGDRSIAQWRVQQDMVQYMETQLTVEKQKLFAMQLHLHLSGHKSTALAASDWPYRHSLSLGLPQNPAPARVPDGVSRCTTKEPEELVQHEYWPSAAPHHLRPDLIPSVECYKYNNIRPLYTYACMIRWSILESPDKQRSLNDIYNWFTTMFFYFRHNTATWKNAVRHNLSLHKCFVRVEGGKGAVWTVDEMEYQRRKGQKYHRDHHVKWLAPYSLFRPEEP